The Chloroflexota bacterium region CGAGTAGACAATGCGCACGTCCGCTCCCGCCGCTTTTGCATCCTGAAGGCTGGAATGGCTTCCGGGCACCCTCACCATATCGCCGAAGGAGGCAACAATGACATCGGGCAGCGAAGCGATGGCGATGGCTTTATCAAGGTCGGCATTGTCGGTAACGCACACCGGGCAGCCCGGCCCCGAGGTAAGGGTGAGCACCGGAGGCAGCAACTGGCGGAGACCGGACTTCATGATGGACACGGTATGCCCGCCGCAGAATTCCATAAAACGTGCTTCTTTGGCAGCGTGACGGTGGATGCTGCGGACTAAGCCTGCGGCCAGCTCAGACTGGCGAAATTCACTGACTAACTTCATTCCTTCTCCAGGAGTTCGCTCATTTCGGCAAATATGGCCAGCGTCTCCTCCGCTTCGGCCTGGTCAAGGATGTTGATGGCATAGCCGGCGTGGAGGAGCACATAGTCACCCACCTTGGCCTCAGGGGTGAGCATCAGGCTTGTTTTTCGGGTGATGCCGCCGATTTCAACCTCGGCCTCGATTCCGTTTATCGATTTAATTCGTACCGGTATGGCCAGACACACGTAAATTACTCCTTACCGTTATTTATCTGATAATTGGCTATTACCGCTTGTCCGAGGGAAATACCGCCGTCGTTGCACGGTACCAGGCCATGAGTGAGAACGTTAAAACCTTCTCTTTCCAGCGCATCAACTGCCAGGTTAAGCAGCAGGCGATTTTGAAAAACGCCACCGCTCAAGGCCACCGTTATTAAGCTAGATTTTTGGGAAATCAACCGACAGGTCTCCAGTATGATACGTGCCACGGTCAGGTGGAATCTGGCGGAGACCACACCGGGCTCAATTCCGCTTCGCACGTCATTCACTACGGCGGAAACGAGCTCGGGCAATTTAATTACTGCGGGCTTATCATCTTCTATGGTAAATGGGTACGGTTCAAACCGAATCACATCATCGGGGGCTATCATTTCCAACTCGATGGCTGCTTGAGCTTCGTAGTCAACCTGCCCCCGGACCCCAGCCAGCGCTGACACGGCGTCGAAAAGCCGCCCCGCCCCCGAGGTCAGCGGTGAGTTAAGCCTCCGTTCCAGCTGGGTTTTGACGATATCTACTTCATGAGCGGATAATTCACTCATAATGGGGAGGCTATCCAGTGGCGTTTCCGGACCGAGAAGGGCATAAATGTAACCGAGCGCCATGCGATATGGCTTGTGAATGGCAGCAGCCCCTCCCGGCATCGGGACATATTCAAGGTGGGCTACCCTCTCAAAATTGCCCCAATCGCAGACCAGAAACTCGCCGCCCCAGAGGTTGCCGTCGGTACCGTAGCCGACGCCGTCAAAGGCGACGCCGATGACTTGTCCGTCAAATCCGTTTTCCACCAGGCAGCCGACGATATGGGCATGATGGTGCTGCACGCCGATAGTTTTCAATCCCTTCTCCGTAGCGTACTTCAGAGCATACTTGGTGGAGAGGTACTCCGGGTGCAGGTCATAGGCAATGATTTCGGGCTTTACGCGGAAAAGTTGCCGGTAGAGGTCAATAGTGTTCTCAAAATGCTCCACCGTCTCTTCATTATCCATATCACCGATGTGCTGGCTCAGAAAGGCGTATTCATCCCTGGTCAGGCAGAAGGTGTTTTTCTCC contains the following coding sequences:
- a CDS encoding HypC/HybG/HupF family hydrogenase formation chaperone; amino-acid sequence: MCLAIPVRIKSINGIEAEVEIGGITRKTSLMLTPEAKVGDYVLLHAGYAINILDQAEAEETLAIFAEMSELLEKE
- a CDS encoding hydrogenase formation protein HypD — its product is MKLVSEFRQSELAAGLVRSIHRHAAKEARFMEFCGGHTVSIMKSGLRQLLPPVLTLTSGPGCPVCVTDNADLDKAIAIASLPDVIVASFGDMVRVPGSHSSLQDAKAAGADVRIVYS